CAGAAATTAAATTTACAGAACCACTTGAGACCTGGTTGCCGTCGCTTAAATTTATATAAACTCTTCCCTGGCTAGTAGAATAACTTGGAGCGCCTGTAGCAAAATCATCATAACCATCTCCGTTAATATCTCCCAGCACTACCCCGAGTCCCACAGCACTTATAGAGAAAGCGTTGATTATAGTGTTTGCACTTGTAGCAGAAGAAACGGTTATCCCACTTGTAGTCCCAGTGCTATTGAATACATAACTTCTTCCAAAAAAGCTGCCGTATTGGGGAGCTCCTACTGCAAGATCCGCGTAACCATCTCCGTTCACATCTCCAGTAAACAAACGGATACCGAAATTACTTGTAGTCTCTCCAACTATAACAGTATTTGCTAATGTATAAGAACCTACCGTAACTCCCGCAGATCCACTGCTATGGAAAATCCAAACCCCTCCTGCAGAACCCGCATACGCGTTTCCACCCACAATCAGATCTGAAAATCCATCTCCGTTAATATCTCCGAGTCCTATCCCGCAGGCGAAATTACTTCCGCCCGGTCCTGAAATAGAAGTTGCCGCTGTTGAGGAAATCCCTCCAGCCCCAGTACTGTAATAGATAAATGCAAGTCCGGAAAATCCGGACACACGATAGGCACCATTTGCAAGATCATCGTATCCATCCCCATTCACATCGCCTAACGCAACTGCATATCCGAATTCGTTTGAACCCGTATAATTTAAGATCAGATTTGCGCCGGCTGCTGTGTTAGTAATAATACCGGAAGTGCTTCCGTGAAATATATATGTGATCCCTTGCAATCCTGAATAGTCGGAAGCTCCTATCACAAGATCTCCGTAACCATCTCCATTCACATCTCCCATCGCGGAAGCGTAACCCATTCTTCCTTGGCCTGTGATAGAATGATCCGCCATACTCGAATCAGTTGCGGAAATTCCGGAAGAACCTCCATTAAAAATATATGCTACTCCCATTCCGGAAGCATCTCCAGGAGCCATCACTACTGTGTCTGCGTAACCGTCTCCGTTCAGATCTCGATTATAACCCTTCCTTACATTCAGGCTGAGAACTGTGGAAATATTTGCGCTGGAGTCAACACTTCTGATATGGATAGAATGCAGAGAGCCATGTCTCCAAGTAAAGGAACCTACAGGCAGGGCGAAACTCCAACTAGTCGTTCCAGTCGCAGTACTATAAGTTCCTCCATCGATACTAATTTGCACTGAGGAAACCAAGGTATCATCGGAAGAAGTCCCAAATAAAAATCCTGTCTCCACGGTCGGCCTGCCAGAAGCGGGGAGATTTGTGATCGTGACTGTAGGAGCCGTTACATCTCCGGTAGGAGACGGAGTGGTGCTCGCATCTACGCAGGTATCCCCCGAGACTAAGCATGCAATCTGGGCCTCGAGCATCGCTTCGAAGGCGAGATTCATAGATTTGAGTGAGCAGGATTCTAAAAAGAAAAGAAGAAGGACTACTGTACCGTAAGGGATTCTCTTTTGAAAAAATAAAACGAACGAATTCAGGCCTTTCGCAAGGATTTTACGATGAAAAAAATTACGGAAATTCTCTCTAAGAAATTTTCGCATCCAAATATATTTACATTTAATCGAAGATCGTATTACAACTCATTTCTAAAAAATTGAAAAACAAACCGGAATTTTAGAAAATCCACCCTCCCCCGTTCGCGGGATATTTTCGAAATTTCTAATTTTCGTTTTCGTAAGTCATTAAAGATTAACCTCGTTCTTTTTTGGAATGCCTCGCTTGAATCTACTCATTCACCCGTTCCGTAATCAGTAGCGTTCATTCCTAGATCGTTACCAAACAGCCTTTTCCCCTCAAATTTAACCAAACAACTTGTCTGTTTTTTAGAAGCCGGCCCTAGAACAAACAGTAGTTACGCGAGGGAGTTGAGACATGAAAAAAATTCTGAAAGATGAAAAATTCCAGGACATTCTTCTTAAAGCAGCTCTCGTCATGACCATCCTAATACTAATTTTGGTATTATCCACAGGATGTAACAATGCAAAAGCGGTGAGTATAGATGCAAGTTCCTCTGCAATAGGTGCCATCGCGTTCGATGGAAACCTGGGAGTTTTTGGAAGTAATACTTCCGGACCTTCTCTTGTTAAAGTGAACGTTATCGGATATTTAAATAAATCCGGTAAAGAGATGAATCTCACTCTGACTAATACGGATACCTCCGAGACACAAGAGCTACAGATTTCGGATAACGGAACCTTCTCCTTTCCGGATACTTTGGATCCAGGCGCAAATTTTACAATTGCTCTTGGAACTTATACGGGAGGACAGAACTGCACTCTCACAGGAAATTCAGGCAAAGCTGGTTTAGTAGCCGCTTCTAAGGTCGACTGCGAAAGGAACTTGGCCGTTTTCGGGACCTGGTTTTCGGGCAGCACTCCGGTCATGAATCTTTTTCAGGTGAACCAAAAGACTTCTACGGTTGTAGGAACTCCTATGTTTTTTAGTACGAGTGCCGGAGTTCCAATGCTCGATCTAGTTTGGTCCGGAAGCAAATACCTGGCAGTTTGGACCGCGACAGGAGGCACGATCAAAGCTAGATTCCTGGATATAGAACACACCGCCATAGGTTCGGATATTACTGTGGCAGGTTTAGTTTCTACCGGGCCAGGTGCTAAGATCAGCACGTTATCTTCTGCCTATAATCCGGATCTGGACGAGTTCGTAGTAGTATTTGTAGAATTTGGAGGAAGCACATCCTTCTCAAATTTAGTAAGATATATCCGTATCCATTCCGATGGAACCTTGGTTGGAAGCCCAACAGACATTAAATCTATTTCCGGAGCGATAGGCACCACATTCGGATATTCGGATGTAATTTGGGATGGAAGTAAATATATAACCGCATTCGAAGACCATGACAATAATACGGACGATGTTCCTAATAATTACGTAACAGTATTCCGTTTTACGAATGGAGCAGCCTCGCAGATCAATCAATTGTTCTTATCTTCCGGAACCGGTTCCACTGGTGCAGTTCTTCCTGTAGGTTCTGCGGGCGCTGCTTATCCTAAATTCGTGAGAACTTCGTCTGATATATGGCTTTTTTATAATAGATCCAATTTGGATGTTTCTGGGAACTCAATCGATTCCAGCTTAATGGAATGGAGAAACTTAGCGGGAGCTCCTGCACAAGTCCGAAAAGACACGAACCCGAATGGTTGTCATCCGAGTGGAACCGGATTCCAAACCTACGTTCCTTCTCCAGGAAATATAGGCTCCAGAGTATTATTGGGCTACGATCTAAGATGCACACAAGGTAGTTCCTTATTCTTCGATGTATATCATGCTCCCTTGAATTCGACTAACGGTGGCCTGGGAGCCGTTACGAATTATTCCGGATCTATGCTTGGAATGAACTTTACTCTTGGAAGCTCCACTACCTGCAGAACTTCCAGGTGTTACACAAGTGCAGGTGCGTTAGGAGACGGAGTTTATATTTTCGATCCTAATTTTGATGGAAGCACTAATACGTTCTATTCGATCAAACTCTCTTCTCCAGGGAATTCTGTGGATTTTCCAGTCCAGACTTCCATTCAGTAACTTCAACCGGATCCTTGTTAAGATAAATATGAAATATTACTCTTACAGGGTCCTATTTTTTCTTCTCATATTTTTTGCGAATATTAGTTGTTATAAACCTCCGCAAGCATCCACACTTTTAGATCTTTTCAGTTTAAAAACGGATCTGGATGCATTCAATACTCCGATCAAAGTTTTTGTTCAAGTTTCCGGCTTAAGCTCCGGAACGCTTACAGTCTCCAACCATTTGGGAGAAACCTTGGCATTTCTTTCTAATGGGACTCAGGTATTTCCCACGCTGACCAAAATGGGAAACCAATATTCAGTTTCCATAATAGGTATTTCGGGAGCTTCTTCTCAGCAAGAATGTAAGATCAGTAATCCTGAAGGACCGATTCTATATCCGAAGACCGTAATTTTTATCAGTTGCGGAAAAGTATTTTACGATCTTTCCGTGAAAGTTATCGGTTTAGATCCATCGATTGCAGGGACTTCTCCGCTTGTTCTACAAAATATGTCGGACAAGATCACCTTTACAGCGGACGGAACGAAAACATTCGCTCATAAAGTAGGAGATTCTGCCAGTTATTCGATCAGTTTCATCTCTACTCCCACGGGACATTCTTGCTCCTTCGTTCCAAACGGCTCCGAAACTGGAACCATGTCTGGAGCTCCGCTCACTTTGCTCTTGGATTGTATTTCGGTTTTGGAAATTTTTCCTAAGTCTAAGATACTCACTCCGACCGGCAAAGTTTCGATCAAACTTTCTTTCCATGGAGTAGATCCGGGAAGTTGTAGTTTTAATCCGATTACTCTTCCAGGAAAAAATAATGTGGCCTCTCTTGGAAATCCGCCTAGTATCACTTATCCTTCCGGTCCGGATGATCATACGATCGTAATCCTTCCGAATCCACCGGACCTCTGGGGACCTCCGGGAAATTCTTTCTTTGAATTAATCGGCTGTACCGCAAAAAGTTTACCCATCCAAAATGGAAATCCGATCCATTATGATTTTATAACTTCTTCCAATATTCGTTTGGTAGATGAAAGTAATGGAATAGACGATCCAGGATGCGGAACTGGTTTTGGACCGAGCCAATTTTGTAAAAGTATCGAAAAAGGAGTCCAAGAATGTGACTTAAGCGGAACCATCTGTTCCGTTTTCGTTTCAGAAGGAAGTTATACTCCTTCTACCCAAATTTTCTTAAGCGGAAACACTTCCCTATTCGGCGGTTTTACTTCCGGTTTTCCGGATCTGGATTCTGATCCAAGTATTCATCCGACAAGGATTGTAGATGATACACCTTCCAGTTGTGGGACATCCTTCTCGAATTTCTGTAATGCGATCTTGATCTCTACCACTTCTTTAAATTTGCCTACAACAAATCTTACAGTAAGCGGATTCCAGATACAGATGAATCTAATTGGAGATTATTCTACTGGGATCCAAGTTTTAAATTCCAGGACCAATCTAGGACAGATCATCATTTCTAAAAATATGGTATTTGGCAGCGAAACGAATTCAAACGGAGTTGGGATCCGCACAGGATTACTGATCAACCAATCGGATCATGTGGTCGTGACTGAAAATTGGCTTAGAGGCGGCTCCGGAAGATCTCATTCTATCGGCGCAATGTTAGAAGGAGCCGGAACTATAGCCCAACCTATCATACTTTCCAGAAATATTTTGGACGGACTGGTTAGTATAGAACCGATAGGATTCAGCGCTGGACTTTGGATAGAAACAGGCAACTTCGAAGCGGTGATCGTTTCTGAAAATAAGATTAACTCTTATCAATATTTAAATCCTGGTTTGGTTTCCGAAAATTCGTATGGGATCATTCTTACCGATGCAGCAGATTCCAGTAATATTATAAACAACGATATTTATATTGGAAATTCCCAAAATACATCCTTAGGAAAATCCACCGGGATATTTTTACAGGCAGGATTCGGAATTCATAAAATTCTAAATAACCAAATTTTCTCTAGAGTATTGTCCGCTAATAGTGCAGGGATTATTGTTGCTTCTCCTCCGGATCCAGGCTCCATTATTCGAGGAAATAATTATTTCGTAAGCGTGCCTGTCGTTATAGGTTTGGATCAATATATTTTCTGCGGAAGCACCTTGAACCAAGAAGATTGTGCTCATCCGATCTCAGGACAATTTATAGGCGATTATTCCAATAGTTATGGACAAAATCCAAAATTTGCGGATACGATTGAGATCGAAAAGATTTGGAATTTCAATCTTCCTTTCGGAATTCCAACATCTGCAAATTCTCCTTGTTCTTCTCTTTATGGAGGAGTGGATCTAAATACAATTCCGCTTCCGATCACTTCCATTCCATTTATACAAACGGATTTTTACGGAAGTCCAAGAACGAATACTTTCAGTCTATTCACTCCTCCAGGAGCAGGATCCATTTCTATCGGTGCAATTGAATCGGATGCAAATTGTTTCTAAATACAGACCGAGGACCAATCACGAGATGATCTATGAGGATTTAAAGCTTGATACATCCAGATTACCACGTTCCATGGAAGTATGTCAGACATTTCGATTTACGAAATCACAGTAACACAAGTAATCAAAAATTTAGAACACTTAAAACGATTTATAGATAAGGGAAAAAGTTTTGCCGAATCCAAAAATATCGATATAGATGTTTTATTGAATGCAAGGCTCGCTCCAGACCAATACAATTTTATCCGCCAAATACAAACAGCTTGCGATACAGCGAAACTTGGAGCAGCACGTTTAACCGGAAAACATTTCCAATCACATGACGATAAGGAAAAAACTCTTTCCGACGTGATTGATCGTATCGATTCCGTTGTAGGAATTCTAAAAGAACTGAAACCGGAAGATTATAAAGAAGCTGCCGACAAAAAAATATCTCTGCCTCGTTGGGAAGGTAAATCCCTAACCGGAAAAGAATATGCTCTTCATCATATGATCCCGAACTTCTTCTTTCATATCGTAACCGCTTACGATATCCTCAGACATAATGGAGTGGAACTTGCTAAGAAGGATTATCTGGGTGATTTTCCTTTTAAATCCTAGACCAAACTTTTTTCTCCAAATTCCCACTTTTTTCAAACTTAGGTATTTACCTAAGTTTATTTGTATGCTATAGTTAGGCAAGTGCCTAAGTATAGTAACCATCTAGACAACTTGTTTCACGCTCTTGGGGATCCCACAAGAAGGTCCATTTTAGAGCGTTTGAGCATGGGGCCGGCAACAGTCGGAGAATTGGCGGAGCCGTTCAAAATGGCTCTTCCTTCTCTAATGCAGCATCTAGGAGTGTTGGAAGATTCTTCTCTGGTTCGTTCCGAAAAAGTGGGCCGGGTAAGGACTTATAAACTTACCCAGGAGACCATGCGAGTGGGAGAAGATTGGTTCGTTAGACAACGCACCCTATGGGAAAGAAGGCTAAACCAACTGGACAGTTACTTACTTGAAATGAAGGAGAAAGAAAATGGCAAAGACTAATTATTACCAACCGGACCCAAAAACAGATCTAGTTCTGGAAAGGATCGTAGACGTTCCAAGAGAACTTGTTTGGAAAGCATGGACCACTCCGGAACATATCCTGAAATGGTTTACCCCTGCCCCTTGGAAAACTATAGATTGTGAGATCGATCTTCGTCCAGGTGGGATCTTCCGCACGACTATGTTGTCTCCGGAAGGGCAAGAATTCCCGAACAGCGGTTGTTTCTTGGACATAGTTGAAAACGAGAAGCTTGTATTTACCGATATTTTTGAACCAGGGTTTAAACCTACTGCAAACGGCGGATTTTTTACCGCGATCCTTACATTAGAAAAACATGGTAATGGAACCAAGTATCATGTTCTTGCTCGCCATAAAGATGAAGAGAGCAGAAAGAAACATGAGGAAATGGGTTTCCATGAGGGTTGGAACGCAGCTCTAGACCAATTAGTAGAACTTATGAAAGCGGTTCACTAAACTTCCAAAAAATGCAGACGATCAACTAAAATGGGAAAATCATTCTTTCGATTTTAGTTGGTCTTTTGTATATTCTAAAATTCTATTTTATACGTTGCGTGGCATCTAACGCAATTTTGAGTAAGTTTGTCCAGTTCCCGGAGAATCACTTTCGTATTTTTCTTTTGCCTTAGATCTTCTGCGATCTTATCGAACTGGTCATGAGTACCGAATCCCAACTGTTTGAATTCGATGGGTAATTTCAAAAGGATTGTTCTTTCCTCATCTTCCAGCTTTTTCACCATAGCCATTCCGCTCGCAGAAGCCGCCAACTCCGCCTTCTGATAATCCTCTTCTGCCAATGCGGAAACGATTCCGTTAATGGAAGCAAGCAATCCTCTCATTTCCGTTAAGACCAAATTTCTCTCTTCCGGGTTTAAATGGATTGCCACTCTTCCGTCTATCGATTTAGACACATTACCCAAAAAGAAAAAGTAAAGAAAAACAGAAACAGATATCGCCCATAATAATATAGAGATGAGTCCTAAGGGTATTTTTTTCACAATTTACTCCATTTTAAGAATAGCAACGTTTTATAATATACATTATATATACTTTAAGTTCAACGAACCAGCTTGATAAAAAAATCGGTCAATGCTTCCGGCAATTCTTTCGGGTTTGGCAAGATCCTATAGGATTCCTTTCCGAGCATTGCGGGAAGATATTGTTTTGCACTTTTATCTATTGCAAGTGCAAAGACCCCCACATTCGATCTCTCACATTCAAGAACCGCTTTTTTCACGTCTTCTATTCCGTATTTTCCTTCGTAACGATCATAATCATTCGGTTTACCATCCGTTAAAAGAAGGATCCAACGTTTTTGGCTTTTTTCAGCTTGGATCAGAGAAAGAGAATGTCGGATCGCAGGTCCAATTCTAGTATATCCCTTAGCCTCCATAAGCCCTATTCTTTCTCTGGATCTTTCCCAAGGTTCATCAAAACTTTTTATATTAGAATAATCGCAATGATTCCTGGTATTGGAATAAAATGAATCAATCCTAAAACGATCTCCGAATTCTGAACAGATCTGCCCGAATAAGACCAAGGAGGCCTTTTCCACATCCAAGATCCTTTGGTTATCCACATACGAATCGGTAGATAAACTCATGTCCGCAAGCAGAAGAATGGAAACTTCTCTGAGCCTATTTCTGTCCGACAAATACACATTTTCAGTCGGAGTTTGTCCACAAGATAGATCTGAGAAATATTGCAAAGCAGCGTCCAGATCCAAATCCTCTCCATAAGATTGTCTTTTTAGAGAAGTTTTAAGATTAAAGAATCGATTCATCCTGGAACGAAGCGAATTTAAGGTGCTATAATTTTCTTCGAAGACTTTTTTCGTGAATCCTAAGTCTGCATCCGAAAATTTCTTAGGAAACACCTTACAATGATCTTTTCTATATTTCCTTTTTCTAAAGTCCCATTCATCGTACGAGATAGGATTTTCTTCCGAGCGATCATTCTCCACTTCTCCAGCAAATAATCCCGAGAAAAAATCTGTCCTAAAAATGGAATGTGTAGGTTCGTTGGAACGAACAGTATGCCTAAGATCCAGCTCTCGAATCGCATCTTCTTGTTCCGATAAAGTATCGGATCCGTCAAAGTCTCGCCAGTTTCCTTGGAATTCTTCTGCTGTTTCCACCTTTTCGAATTGGTGCATCAGGGTATAATCTTCTTGGGATTTCAGATCCGCTTGAATCGTCTCTATCCTTTCTCTAGGCTTCCCTTCCAACTCCGTTTGGATTTGGTCCTGTTCTGTTTTCTGAGAGAGTAATTCTTGAGAAGAGATCGGAGCTTCTAGCTTATTTAAAGAAGAAGACATCCAAATCCCATGCAATAAGGAAAGATCCTCTGGCAATTGTTTATTTTTTAATATACCTTTTTGGAATTCACTCTCTACTTTCTGTACGGATTCAATCAGCCATTTTGCATCCGGAAAATTTCTTTCTAAGCTCAAAAGCACCTTTGGATACGTTTCGGCCGCAGCTTTTAAGGATTCGCTCCTGCTTCTACTCTCATCCTTCTTCCAATGAAATCCCAATCTTCTTTGCTCTGAAATATAAAGTATTCTGAATATATAAAATTCAAAATTCGATAATGTCTCCGATCCATGAGAATAGGATTCCGGTAAAAAATAGATCTGATCTTGAAATCCTCCTTCTTTTTCAGCGGGCAAGATCTCTACATTCTCTCCGGTCAAAGATTTGGCCAAGACAGACAGTCTGGTTTTAACTTCGGAGAGTTTTACTATTTTACTTTTTAGGAATGGATCTTTTTCGGAAGTGAAAATTTCTCTGACAGTATTATAGGTTTTTTTAAATACGAATTCTTCCCAACCCATATCAGATCATCAAAGAGACAAGATCTTTTAAGGAACGGATCGTATCCGGATCATCACTTAATGGTTGCACTATGGCAACTTCGCAAGACAGACGAGAAGGTAATCCGGTAGAGATCAATTTTGCCGCATCAACGAGTAGCCTTGTGGAACAGGATTCCAATAATCCCAACTCGGTCAGATTTCGGATCTTCTCGGCGAGTTTTACTAACTTAGAAGAAATGGAAGAAGAAACTCCAGTCTCTTTACTCAATATCTCTATTTCCGTTTCTTTATCTGGATAATCGAATTGTATGGATATAAATCTTTGTCTTGTAGAAGGTTTTAATTCCTTCCAACCTCTTTGGTAACCAGGATTATAAGAAGCAACCAAAACAAACGAATCTGGTGCTTTTAAATTTTCATTCTTTCTATCTATATAGATTTCCCTCCTGTGGTCCGTTAAAGGATGGATAGATACGATCGTATCAGGCCTTGCCTCCGCTATTTCATCTATATATAATATTCCTCCCGACCGAACACTTCTCGTCAAAGGTCCATCCTGCCAGACTGTTTCGGAACCTTGGATCAAAAATCGTCCGAGTAGATCCACTGCAGAAGTTTCCTCATGACAAGATACACTTGTCATAGGTAGACTCAACTTAGAGGCCATAAATTCCACAAAGCGAGTTTTGCCACAACCAGTGGGGCCCTTGAGCAGGATAGGAAGTTTATTCTTATACGCGTGTTCGAATATCTCTATCTCCTGCCCGATCGGTCTATAATAAGGGACTTCCCCTTCTCCAGAATACATTCCATTTTTATGATCTGTTTTAGGATCTACGGGCAAGAGAAATATCTCCCGAAGCTTGTTCCGCACCCAGGGCCTCGTCTGTAGGTGTTCCAAAACGTATGAAGTTTATAATGAATGCAATAATCCCGGCAGTAAACACAAGTGCGGCCAAAACTAAACCTAAGAAGTGAACTTGGATCTCTTTTTGGACAGTCAAAAAGTCTAATCCGAGTTTTCTCTCCAAGTAAACCTGTGCGATACCCGCCACAGCAAATGCACCGGTCATTCCCAACATTCCTATATTAGAAGCCCAGAATGCAAAAAGTCCGGTAGGATTATTCCAAAGTTTTCTGCCAGTAAGTAAAGGCATTGCGTATGTCAAGATAGCAAAGACGATCATTGCATAAGCTCCCCAAAATGCGAGATGCCCATGCATAGCTGTGATCAAGGTCCCGTGAGTGTATAAGTTCACTTGAGGAAGAGTATGTGCAAATCCCAAAAACCCTGCTCCCACAAAAGACATGACTGCACTTCCGATCGTCCAAAAAAGAGCGATCGTATTCGGATGGTTCCTTCCACTTTTTCGATACATAGAGATCGCAAACATTGCCATCGCAAGGAATGCAAGTGGCTCTAACATCGAGAAGAATCCCCCTACCCATTTCCAATATTCAGGAACTCCAATATAGTAATAATGATGGCCTGTTCCTAAGATCCCGGATAAGAAAGTCAAACCGACGATCACGTACAGCCACTTTTCGATAACTTCACGGTCTACTCCCGTAAGCTTGATAAGAAGGAAGGAAAGTATCCCTCCCATGATCAATTCCCAAACTCCTTCTACCCAAAGATGGACTACCCACCAACGGAAATAAGAATCCACCGTTTGGCTGTTAAATTGGATCATTCCAGGAAGATACAAAAGTGCGGCGGAAAAAAGACCGAAATATAGGACCAGAGCTGTT
The Leptospira johnsonii genome window above contains:
- a CDS encoding SRPBCC family protein produces the protein MAKTNYYQPDPKTDLVLERIVDVPRELVWKAWTTPEHILKWFTPAPWKTIDCEIDLRPGGIFRTTMLSPEGQEFPNSGCFLDIVENEKLVFTDIFEPGFKPTANGGFFTAILTLEKHGNGTKYHVLARHKDEESRKKHEEMGFHEGWNAALDQLVELMKAVH
- a CDS encoding CbbQ/NirQ/NorQ/GpvN family protein produces the protein MPVDPKTDHKNGMYSGEGEVPYYRPIGQEIEIFEHAYKNKLPILLKGPTGCGKTRFVEFMASKLSLPMTSVSCHEETSAVDLLGRFLIQGSETVWQDGPLTRSVRSGGILYIDEIAEARPDTIVSIHPLTDHRREIYIDRKNENLKAPDSFVLVASYNPGYQRGWKELKPSTRQRFISIQFDYPDKETEIEILSKETGVSSSISSKLVKLAEKIRNLTELGLLESCSTRLLVDAAKLISTGLPSRLSCEVAIVQPLSDDPDTIRSLKDLVSLMI
- a CDS encoding DUF1993 domain-containing protein, which codes for MSDISIYEITVTQVIKNLEHLKRFIDKGKSFAESKNIDIDVLLNARLAPDQYNFIRQIQTACDTAKLGAARLTGKHFQSHDDKEKTLSDVIDRIDSVVGILKELKPEDYKEAADKKISLPRWEGKSLTGKEYALHHMIPNFFFHIVTAYDILRHNGVELAKKDYLGDFPFKS
- a CDS encoding FG-GAP-like repeat-containing protein, coding for MNLAFEAMLEAQIACLVSGDTCVDASTTPSPTGDVTAPTVTITNLPASGRPTVETGFLFGTSSDDTLVSSVQISIDGGTYSTATGTTSWSFALPVGSFTWRHGSLHSIHIRSVDSSANISTVLSLNVRKGYNRDLNGDGYADTVVMAPGDASGMGVAYIFNGGSSGISATDSSMADHSITGQGRMGYASAMGDVNGDGYGDLVIGASDYSGLQGITYIFHGSTSGIITNTAAGANLILNYTGSNEFGYAVALGDVNGDGYDDLANGAYRVSGFSGLAFIYYSTGAGGISSTAATSISGPGGSNFACGIGLGDINGDGFSDLIVGGNAYAGSAGGVWIFHSSGSAGVTVGSYTLANTVIVGETTSNFGIRLFTGDVNGDGYADLAVGAPQYGSFFGRSYVFNSTGTTSGITVSSATSANTIINAFSISAVGLGVVLGDINGDGYDDFATGAPSYSTSQGRVYINLSDGNQVSSGSVNLISGQSTNQAFGNAVMISDINGDGLGDLVAAAYVYPDGVALSGRVYVFHGNGSGYAATSANSATSIISGFTGSEFGSNLVDVNIPKDLYPKFLGVWTFGNLEAYRIQI
- a CDS encoding cbb3-type cytochrome c oxidase subunit I — its product is MKYKSQKIAYWFFATCMLLLSLQIIYGFVMGFARMGFDVLHDWIPFNAARATHTNLLVVWLLTGFMGAAHYIIPDESDREIYSEKLAYIQLISLILVGVVSIIGFHFNIWEGRKFLEIPRPLDYLVVVNVLLFLFNIGMTVWKGKRYTTTALVLYFGLFSAALLYLPGMIQFNSQTVDSYFRWWVVHLWVEGVWELIMGGILSFLLIKLTGVDREVIEKWLYVIVGLTFLSGILGTGHHYYYIGVPEYWKWVGGFFSMLEPLAFLAMAMFAISMYRKSGRNHPNTIALFWTIGSAVMSFVGAGFLGFAHTLPQVNLYTHGTLITAMHGHLAFWGAYAMIVFAILTYAMPLLTGRKLWNNPTGLFAFWASNIGMLGMTGAFAVAGIAQVYLERKLGLDFLTVQKEIQVHFLGLVLAALVFTAGIIAFIINFIRFGTPTDEALGAEQASGDISLARRS
- a CDS encoding nitric oxide reductase activation protein NorD codes for the protein MGWEEFVFKKTYNTVREIFTSEKDPFLKSKIVKLSEVKTRLSVLAKSLTGENVEILPAEKEGGFQDQIYFLPESYSHGSETLSNFEFYIFRILYISEQRRLGFHWKKDESRSRSESLKAAAETYPKVLLSLERNFPDAKWLIESVQKVESEFQKGILKNKQLPEDLSLLHGIWMSSSLNKLEAPISSQELLSQKTEQDQIQTELEGKPRERIETIQADLKSQEDYTLMHQFEKVETAEEFQGNWRDFDGSDTLSEQEDAIRELDLRHTVRSNEPTHSIFRTDFFSGLFAGEVENDRSEENPISYDEWDFRKRKYRKDHCKVFPKKFSDADLGFTKKVFEENYSTLNSLRSRMNRFFNLKTSLKRQSYGEDLDLDAALQYFSDLSCGQTPTENVYLSDRNRLREVSILLLADMSLSTDSYVDNQRILDVEKASLVLFGQICSEFGDRFRIDSFYSNTRNHCDYSNIKSFDEPWERSRERIGLMEAKGYTRIGPAIRHSLSLIQAEKSQKRWILLLTDGKPNDYDRYEGKYGIEDVKKAVLECERSNVGVFALAIDKSAKQYLPAMLGKESYRILPNPKELPEALTDFFIKLVR
- a CDS encoding helix-turn-helix domain-containing protein, which translates into the protein MGPATVGELAEPFKMALPSLMQHLGVLEDSSLVRSEKVGRVRTYKLTQETMRVGEDWFVRQRTLWERRLNQLDSYLLEMKEKENGKD